Proteins from a single region of Weeksella virosa DSM 16922:
- a CDS encoding beta-ketoacyl-[acyl-carrier-protein] synthase family protein — protein MRNVFIHQADIITPLGLSLDENWSNLLIHKSGIQRIEKIGGITNFYASLIQSELINDSIIADKNSSRIEKMLLLILNKLYQKNVEITPETTVVLSTTKGNIRALAHNPIEAFIPQIANFLQKKLQLQNNVVVVSNACTSGVLAVNIAKRMLQTSQTNQAVILAVDEITEFVLSGFDAFKAMSKKPCKPFDKSRDGITLGEAVGALYMSTKPQNNTWNFQILGEGNINDANHISGPSRTGEGLYKSIKNALEEAKISAENIDYISAHGTATRYNDDMESIVFDRLNMNQTPLNSLKGYFGHTLGASGLIELIFACKQIEEKILLQTHGFEEFGVAKTINVLQNHTRTTGTTFLKTASGFGGSNSAIIVRKYGR, from the coding sequence ATGAGAAATGTTTTTATTCATCAAGCTGATATTATTACACCTTTAGGACTTAGTTTGGATGAGAATTGGTCGAACTTATTAATTCATAAATCAGGCATTCAACGAATAGAAAAAATAGGAGGTATAACAAATTTCTATGCATCACTTATCCAATCAGAACTAATAAACGATTCGATTATCGCAGATAAAAATTCTTCTCGTATAGAAAAGATGTTGTTGTTGATATTGAATAAATTATACCAAAAAAATGTGGAAATTACACCAGAAACTACCGTTGTTCTTTCTACAACCAAAGGAAATATTCGAGCATTAGCCCATAATCCTATCGAAGCATTCATACCGCAAATAGCAAACTTTTTACAAAAGAAACTACAATTGCAGAACAATGTAGTTGTCGTGTCAAATGCTTGTACATCAGGAGTGTTAGCCGTAAATATTGCCAAGAGAATGTTGCAAACTTCACAAACTAATCAAGCAGTGATATTGGCCGTTGATGAAATTACAGAATTTGTCTTGTCTGGGTTTGATGCTTTCAAGGCGATGAGTAAAAAACCTTGTAAACCTTTCGATAAATCTCGTGATGGCATTACTTTGGGCGAAGCAGTAGGAGCACTTTATATGTCGACAAAACCCCAAAATAACACTTGGAATTTCCAGATACTGGGCGAAGGAAATATAAATGATGCTAACCATATATCGGGCCCCTCTAGAACAGGCGAGGGATTGTATAAAAGTATAAAAAACGCACTCGAAGAAGCTAAAATTTCTGCCGAAAACATCGACTATATTTCTGCGCACGGAACGGCAACTCGATACAATGATGATATGGAGTCGATTGTGTTCGATCGATTGAACATGAACCAAACTCCACTCAATAGTTTGAAAGGTTATTTCGGACATACTTTGGGAGCGTCTGGACTAATAGAGCTGATTTTTGCGTGCAAACAAATAGAAGAAAAAATTTTATTACAAACGCATGGTTTCGAAGAATTTGGGGTAGCAAAAACAATCAACGTATTGCAAAATCATACAAGAACAACAGGAACAACATTCCTGAAAACGGCATCTGGCTTTGGAGGAAGCAACTCGGCAATAATTGTTAGAAAATATGGGAGATAA
- a CDS encoding LolA family protein: MKKLAILFLVLLATFSLAQNRMSYNEIINFKKSVKTEMNKINTFSATFTETKHLSFLKKPTVSKGKFYLQNPNKVLWQYTSPSKTSVIFVDNKITLKQANKSKTTDLSRQKNFAQLNALIIGSFNGDLFDNPAFESDFYTNTKGFLVRLMPKSKTAKKYLKRIELQFDKQVDMVSEVKLIEPSNDYTQILFSNKSINPNISPSIFRP; this comes from the coding sequence ATGAAGAAATTAGCAATTTTGTTTTTGGTATTATTGGCTACTTTTTCTCTGGCACAAAATAGGATGAGTTACAATGAAATAATTAATTTCAAGAAATCTGTGAAGACAGAGATGAATAAGATAAACACTTTTTCTGCTACATTTACAGAAACAAAACACTTGAGTTTCTTGAAAAAACCAACGGTTTCTAAAGGGAAGTTTTATCTTCAAAATCCAAATAAAGTTTTGTGGCAATACACCAGTCCGAGTAAAACTTCGGTAATATTTGTTGATAATAAAATAACTCTGAAACAAGCCAATAAAAGTAAAACAACAGATCTTAGTCGTCAAAAAAACTTCGCACAGTTAAATGCTCTAATCATTGGGTCATTCAACGGAGATTTGTTTGATAATCCAGCGTTCGAGAGTGATTTTTATACCAATACTAAAGGTTTTTTGGTTAGATTAATGCCAAAATCAAAAACTGCCAAAAAATATTTAAAACGAATCGAATTACAATTTGATAAGCAAGTTGATATGGTTAGTGAAGTAAAACTAATCGAACCAAGTAATGATTATACACAGATTTTATTTTCGAATAAATCGATAAACCCGAATATAAGTCCATCTATATTTAGGCCATAA
- a CDS encoding ABC transporter ATP-binding protein gives MIQIKNISKRYTSYENTALDAVSFCIPTQSIFGILGPNGAGKTTLITMMCGLQKPTEGEIIINGLRYDKNAKSIKALIGVVPQEYALYPTLTAYENLIYFGSMYGLKGKNLKENVSNSLENMGLKSFANKRIETFSGGMKRRINLLAAVLHQPKILFLDEPTVGVDVQSKTKIIEFLHHLNSTGTTIVYTSHHLREAQDFCTEIAILDQGKIKAIGSPKNLLESYPNTKNLEDIFIQLTGKNLRDVT, from the coding sequence TTTTGTATTCCCACTCAATCTATTTTCGGTATTCTTGGTCCTAATGGTGCCGGAAAAACAACCTTAATTACCATGATGTGTGGTCTTCAAAAGCCAACCGAAGGTGAGATTATTATCAACGGGTTGAGGTACGATAAAAATGCCAAAAGCATAAAAGCCTTAATAGGAGTAGTACCCCAAGAATACGCTTTGTATCCTACCTTAACAGCTTATGAAAATCTAATTTATTTCGGAAGCATGTATGGATTAAAAGGAAAAAATCTGAAGGAAAATGTGTCGAATTCTCTAGAAAATATGGGACTGAAATCCTTTGCTAATAAAAGAATAGAAACTTTTTCGGGCGGAATGAAAAGAAGAATAAATCTCTTGGCTGCGGTTTTACATCAACCAAAAATTCTATTTCTCGATGAGCCAACTGTAGGAGTCGATGTGCAATCGAAAACAAAAATTATAGAGTTTTTGCATCACCTAAATTCTACCGGAACTACAATCGTATATACATCGCATCATCTTCGAGAGGCACAAGATTTTTGTACCGAAATAGCAATTCTCGATCAAGGAAAAATAAAAGCAATTGGTTCGCCGAAAAACTTACTCGAGTCTTATCCTAATACGAAAAACTTAGAGGACATTTTTATTCAATTAACCGGGAAAAACTTACGAGATGTTACATAG
- a CDS encoding beta-ketoacyl synthase N-terminal-like domain-containing protein gives MKKCYINGVAAISAQNYREVKFTENNTPLTEFLNYADEPNYKEFLSASSLRRMSKAVKMGLFTAQKALKSSEVSEIEAIITGTGLGCLADSEKFLANLIQNDEEFLTPTAFIQSTHNTVAAQIALHLHCNAYNFTYVNGGNSFEAAALDALLQIKNNEISNALVGGIDEIATRTHQLLQLVEVIQSTKNGSGAKFGEGATFFILSDKFTQKSYAEIVDIEIRNKLENKTIEEFVESFLQENQLMLNDIQVIFVGKNSEVTTTEIDQYFDALPQAIYSYKKFCGEYDTASAYGMLLAAEFLKNQNYPNQSEVENILLYNQFLGKNHSLVLLRKCQNIE, from the coding sequence ATGAAGAAATGTTATATAAATGGGGTAGCAGCAATTTCGGCACAGAACTATCGAGAAGTAAAGTTTACTGAAAATAATACACCACTGACAGAATTTCTTAATTATGCAGATGAACCAAATTATAAAGAATTTTTATCGGCTTCATCGTTAAGAAGAATGTCGAAAGCAGTGAAAATGGGATTGTTTACAGCGCAAAAAGCTCTTAAGTCGTCTGAAGTTTCTGAAATAGAAGCCATTATTACGGGTACAGGATTGGGTTGTTTGGCAGACTCGGAAAAGTTTTTGGCCAATCTGATTCAGAACGATGAAGAATTCTTAACACCAACAGCCTTTATTCAATCAACGCATAATACTGTAGCAGCCCAAATTGCACTGCATCTGCACTGCAATGCCTATAATTTTACGTATGTAAATGGTGGAAACTCTTTCGAAGCTGCTGCATTAGATGCACTTTTACAAATTAAAAATAACGAAATCTCAAACGCATTGGTCGGTGGAATTGATGAAATTGCAACTCGAACACATCAATTATTACAATTGGTAGAAGTTATTCAATCTACAAAAAATGGTTCGGGAGCCAAATTTGGGGAGGGAGCAACATTTTTTATTTTATCGGATAAATTTACTCAAAAATCATATGCAGAAATTGTAGATATAGAAATCCGAAACAAACTGGAAAATAAAACAATTGAAGAATTTGTGGAAAGTTTTCTACAAGAAAATCAATTGATGTTGAATGATATACAAGTTATTTTTGTAGGAAAAAATTCTGAGGTTACTACAACAGAAATCGACCAGTATTTCGATGCATTACCCCAAGCTATATATTCATACAAAAAGTTTTGCGGAGAATACGATACTGCTTCTGCTTACGGGATGTTGTTGGCTGCTGAATTTCTGAAAAATCAAAATTATCCGAACCAATCAGAAGTAGAAAACATCCTCTTGTACAATCAGTTTTTAGGTAAAAACCATAGTTTAGTGTTGCTTAGAAAATGTCAAAACATCGAATAG
- a CDS encoding phosphopantetheine-binding protein, with the protein MEDLILELKNKIVEVLNLEDVNIEDIQANEPLFGDGLGLDSIDALELIVLMDKDYGIKIADPKQGKTIFESIESMAQYITDNRTK; encoded by the coding sequence ATGGAAGATTTAATTTTAGAATTGAAGAATAAAATCGTAGAAGTTCTTAACTTAGAGGATGTTAACATAGAAGATATTCAAGCAAATGAACCGTTATTTGGTGATGGACTAGGATTGGATTCTATCGATGCTTTAGAACTTATTGTATTGATGGATAAAGATTATGGAATCAAAATTGCAGACCCAAAACAGGGTAAAACCATTTTCGAATCAATCGAGTCAATGGCTCAATATATCACCGACAATAGAACAAAATAA
- a CDS encoding ABC transporter permease yields the protein MLHRLWQSVKKEALLLFRDYGGLAVLFVMPMILVVMVTLIQNQAMQGQTSQAFPLLFIDHDQDSVSHSIRRQLVQENTFFLIDSLNGKVLNESTAKKLVYDGKYQLALILPNNLSKDLHTNVEFNVEEIVGDFGLYNTTDKPKQKNKPKEIELIFDPAVQENFKNNVKFGIEKIIYKAQSETIYQTFREYLGEDTAPNFQQDQLITYKEISAINHQDKEPNAVQHNVPAWTLFAIFFIIVPLSVNLVNEKNLGTNFRLRTSPMPYSTLLIGKIIIYLVVCLLQFFSIILLSQLLFPLIGLEILDIEGKLPMMLFFTIFVSLAAIGLGILLGVISKTQEQAPPFGATFVVILAALGGIWIPVFMMSTTFQKIAKLSPMHWGLSGYYDILLRNASLSYILPEIFSLLLFFLFCLGLSILYDRKKQGN from the coding sequence ATGTTACATAGACTTTGGCAATCTGTGAAAAAAGAAGCTTTATTACTCTTTCGTGATTATGGCGGTTTAGCGGTGTTGTTTGTTATGCCGATGATTTTAGTTGTGATGGTCACGCTGATCCAAAATCAGGCTATGCAAGGGCAAACATCGCAAGCATTCCCTTTGTTGTTTATCGACCATGATCAAGATTCGGTTTCACATTCTATTCGGCGACAATTAGTGCAAGAAAATACATTTTTTTTGATAGATTCTCTCAATGGAAAAGTCCTGAATGAATCTACTGCAAAAAAACTGGTGTATGATGGTAAATATCAATTAGCTTTGATTCTACCGAATAATTTATCCAAAGATTTGCACACAAATGTCGAATTTAATGTAGAAGAAATCGTAGGAGATTTTGGACTTTATAACACCACGGATAAACCCAAACAAAAAAATAAGCCCAAAGAAATCGAGTTGATTTTCGATCCTGCTGTCCAAGAAAATTTCAAGAACAATGTGAAATTTGGAATCGAAAAAATAATTTATAAAGCCCAATCAGAAACTATTTATCAAACGTTCAGAGAATATTTAGGCGAAGATACAGCACCCAATTTTCAGCAAGATCAATTGATCACTTATAAAGAAATTTCCGCAATCAATCATCAAGACAAAGAACCAAACGCAGTACAACACAATGTACCAGCATGGACACTATTTGCAATATTTTTTATCATAGTACCTTTGTCTGTCAATTTGGTGAATGAGAAGAATTTAGGGACAAACTTTAGGTTGCGAACAAGCCCGATGCCATATTCTACCTTGCTTATAGGTAAAATAATTATTTATCTTGTAGTATGTTTGTTGCAGTTTTTCTCCATCATTCTTTTATCTCAGTTACTTTTTCCACTTATCGGATTAGAAATTTTAGACATCGAAGGTAAATTACCCATGATGCTTTTTTTTACCATTTTTGTCAGTTTAGCAGCCATAGGGTTGGGGATTTTATTAGGTGTAATTTCTAAAACACAAGAGCAAGCACCACCATTCGGAGCTACTTTTGTGGTCATTCTAGCTGCTTTAGGAGGGATTTGGATTCCGGTTTTTATGATGTCTACAACTTTTCAGAAAATAGCAAAACTATCTCCAATGCATTGGGGACTGAGCGGGTATTATGATATCTTACTGAGAAATGCATCGCTATCATACATCCTACCCGAAATATTTTCCCTACTTTTGTTTTTCCTATTCTGTTTAGGCTTATCCATACTTTATGACAGAAAAAAACAAGGCAATTGA
- a CDS encoding beta-ketoacyl-[acyl-carrier-protein] synthase family protein, whose protein sequence is MATKIAITGMGIISAIGHSVAENLDSLLHNKSGLEKIKYLSTKHKNEFLVGEVKKSNQELASILGLPNNHTFTRTALLGAVAAKEAVKNANLTWGKQDRIGLISSTSVGGMDQSELYFFGYENQPDKQKFILSHDAGDSSIKIAEIIGLEGYVSTVSTACSSAANAIIMGARLISSGKLDCVIVGGTDALSKFTLNGFKSLMILSDCANQPFDENRKGLNLGEGAAYLVLESEEYAQKNQRQINAYLSGYGNANDAHHQTASSENGEGAYLAMQKALSVAKISPENIDYINAHGTATRNNDASESAALLRIFDKKTLCFSSTKPFTGHTLAAAAGIEAVFSILALEKQKVWANLNFAQPMQTHNLHPQTKIYSKKIEHVLSNSFGFGGNCSTLIFSKA, encoded by the coding sequence ATGGCTACTAAAATTGCAATAACTGGGATGGGAATTATTTCTGCGATTGGCCATTCGGTTGCAGAAAATCTCGACTCTTTATTGCATAATAAAAGTGGTCTAGAGAAAATAAAATACTTGTCGACCAAACACAAAAACGAATTTTTGGTAGGAGAAGTCAAAAAATCCAACCAAGAATTGGCTTCTATTTTAGGTTTACCCAATAATCATACTTTCACAAGAACAGCACTTTTAGGAGCAGTCGCTGCCAAAGAAGCGGTGAAAAATGCAAATCTTACATGGGGTAAACAAGACCGAATAGGTCTGATTTCATCAACATCGGTAGGTGGGATGGATCAGTCTGAGTTGTATTTTTTCGGTTATGAAAATCAACCCGACAAACAAAAGTTTATTCTAAGCCACGATGCAGGTGATTCGAGTATAAAAATAGCTGAAATCATCGGTTTAGAAGGTTATGTTTCTACGGTAAGCACCGCTTGTTCTTCTGCTGCAAATGCAATAATTATGGGTGCTCGATTGATTTCTTCTGGCAAACTCGATTGCGTAATTGTAGGAGGAACAGATGCTTTATCAAAATTTACTTTGAATGGTTTCAAGTCGTTGATGATTCTCTCTGATTGCGCAAATCAACCTTTTGATGAAAATAGAAAAGGACTAAATCTAGGCGAAGGAGCTGCATATTTGGTGCTAGAGTCGGAAGAATATGCACAAAAAAATCAACGACAGATAAACGCTTATCTTTCTGGTTACGGGAATGCCAATGATGCACACCACCAAACAGCCTCATCAGAAAATGGAGAAGGAGCTTATTTGGCTATGCAAAAAGCTTTGTCAGTAGCCAAAATTTCACCAGAAAATATAGATTATATCAATGCACATGGTACTGCCACAAGAAACAATGACGCCTCTGAGAGTGCTGCATTGTTACGTATTTTTGATAAAAAAACATTATGCTTCAGTTCTACCAAACCCTTTACAGGCCATACCTTGGCTGCAGCAGCTGGTATAGAAGCTGTGTTTAGTATTCTTGCTTTAGAAAAGCAAAAAGTTTGGGCAAATCTCAATTTCGCACAACCTATGCAAACTCATAATCTTCATCCTCAAACCAAAATTTACTCGAAAAAAATAGAACATGTATTGTCGAATTCTTTTGGTTTCGGAGGAAATTGTTCAACCCTAATTTTTAGTAAAGCATGA
- a CDS encoding polysaccharide deacetylase family protein: MSKHRIVSCIFLGYFFIIIYLIFGYDVSYYWLILLGILWLGITSWGVFDLRLNYFLSVYYHQKTNARIVALTFDDGPTEWTGEFLSLLEKYKAKATFFCIGNQIKQYPEIFEQIIQNQHEIGNHTQSHLNQTGFLSYQKLKKEILNNDEIIEKYMGEKPSYFRPPFGVSNPTFAKVLQDTNHQVIGWSVRSLDTVIKEEKTIAKRVLRKVKPGSIILMHDTSEKSLLALERILQELYNNQYQMVTISELKIR, translated from the coding sequence ATGTCAAAACATCGAATAGTTTCCTGTATCTTTCTTGGATATTTTTTTATTATTATCTACTTGATTTTTGGGTATGATGTTTCTTATTATTGGTTGATTTTACTTGGGATCCTTTGGCTTGGAATAACAAGTTGGGGTGTGTTTGATCTACGTTTAAACTACTTTCTTAGCGTTTATTATCATCAAAAAACCAACGCAAGAATAGTCGCTCTTACTTTTGATGATGGACCAACAGAATGGACAGGCGAGTTCTTATCTCTGCTAGAAAAATATAAAGCGAAAGCAACTTTTTTTTGTATAGGCAATCAGATCAAACAATATCCAGAGATATTCGAGCAAATTATCCAAAATCAACATGAAATAGGAAATCATACCCAATCGCACCTCAACCAAACAGGTTTTTTATCCTATCAAAAATTGAAAAAAGAAATTCTTAATAATGATGAAATTATAGAAAAATATATGGGCGAAAAACCCAGCTATTTTCGTCCACCATTTGGCGTTTCAAATCCTACTTTTGCCAAGGTTCTTCAAGATACGAATCATCAAGTAATTGGTTGGAGTGTACGTTCTTTGGATACAGTGATAAAAGAAGAAAAAACGATTGCAAAAAGAGTCTTGCGAAAAGTGAAGCCAGGATCAATAATTTTGATGCACGACACATCCGAAAAATCTTTGTTGGCTTTGGAGCGTATTTTGCAAGAATTGTACAATAATCAATATCAAATGGTTACTATTAGTGAATTGAAAATTAGATAA
- a CDS encoding acyl-CoA thioesterase, translating into MTEKNKAIELTLANECSIRVRFNEADPLGIVWHGNYLRYFEEGRESFGREHGLTYRNMEENKVAAPVVKSLCEYKLPLKYDEIFIIRTTYIDSVAAKLIFRYELINQQGKTVCTGETIQVFTELSTGELLLNFPDFIKDWKKKVGML; encoded by the coding sequence ATGACAGAAAAAAACAAGGCAATTGAACTTACACTAGCCAATGAATGCTCTATACGAGTTCGTTTCAATGAAGCAGATCCGCTTGGGATAGTCTGGCACGGGAATTACCTACGATATTTCGAGGAAGGGCGCGAATCTTTTGGTCGAGAACACGGGCTTACCTACCGAAATATGGAAGAAAACAAAGTAGCAGCACCAGTCGTAAAATCTCTTTGCGAATATAAATTGCCATTGAAGTATGATGAGATTTTTATTATAAGAACTACTTATATAGATTCTGTAGCCGCAAAATTAATTTTCCGGTACGAGTTGATAAACCAACAAGGGAAAACAGTTTGTACAGGAGAAACAATTCAGGTTTTTACCGAACTGTCGACAGGAGAATTACTCTTGAATTTTCCTGATTTTATAAAAGATTGGAAGAAAAAAGTCGGTATGCTATGA
- a CDS encoding 3-hydroxyacyl-ACP dehydratase, which translates to MAVLHKFYTVISNEEKTENSYQVLIELNKNHSIFEGHFPGNPVTPGVCMIQIIKELVEEITQQKWRLNKLSNVKFMAIINPQEHPILHISLDIQKYHNRLRVKGMTVYESVVALKLSAEFENSML; encoded by the coding sequence ATGGCTGTTTTACATAAATTTTACACCGTTATTTCGAATGAAGAAAAGACTGAAAATTCCTATCAAGTTCTAATAGAATTGAATAAAAATCATTCTATTTTCGAGGGGCATTTTCCTGGTAATCCAGTAACACCAGGTGTGTGTATGATACAGATTATCAAAGAATTGGTAGAAGAAATTACCCAACAAAAATGGCGATTGAATAAGTTGAGCAATGTGAAATTTATGGCCATAATAAATCCTCAAGAACACCCTATACTGCATATTTCACTTGATATTCAAAAATATCATAATCGGTTGAGGGTGAAGGGGATGACTGTTTATGAATCGGTAGTTGCCTTGAAATTGAGTGCAGAATTTGAAAACTCTATGTTATGA